AATTCATTGTAATATCGTTTTGCTATTTTGTCCATCACGTCTGCAACATCATCGTTTCCAAGTCCAAGGTCTTCAAAACTGCCATAGAAATCATGGACAACATTAATTCCGAAATGTATCTTCTGTGAAACCGCAGATGTGCTTGCGATAGATACGGTCAGCTTTTTGTCATCTACAAAAAGATCATCGCCCTGCCTGACTATGTCACTACGATATTCGGAAAGGACCTCTTTGACTATTGCAGTGAACAGGCGCTGCCTTGCATATACGAGTTTCAGGTCGGTTGAATCAAAATGCTCGATGATAAAATGAACCATATCAGTTGAGAAGATCATGTCTCCCTGTTTCTTATCCTCAAGGTCGATCATGTGCTCTATCTTAACATCACATCCACCTCTGAAAGCTATGATCGAATCTGCCTGGATGTCTGCAAGATTGTAAGCCCAGAGAGATGAGATCTGGCTTCCGTCATAATCCAGCGTTTTATCAAGAATTAGGCATTCCATTAGTAACACCACGGAACAATAGTCTATTCCTTACCAAGCCTTACAAGCAGAGGGTCTTTGACACCTGCAGCTTCAAAAGCTCTTCTTCTTCTGGTGCAGCTTTCACATTCTCCGCATGGAACATCAGCGCCATGATAACAGCTCCAGCTATACTCAAGAGGAGCTTTTAGTTCAATGGCTCTGGCAACTATCTCTTTTTTGTTCATTCCAATAAGAGGTGCCAGCACTTTTACACCATTCTGTGTAGAATATGAAAGTGAATCATCGATTGCAGTGATAAATTCCGGGGAATTGTCAGGGAAGGTGACAGCTTCCTCTTTGTTGAAACCTACAACAACATATTCACAATCCATGCTTTCAGCATAGGCTGCTGCTATGTTTATGAGAATACCGTTCCTGTTAGGAACCCAGACAGCTTTTGCAGATCCTGCTGTAATTGAAGGGTCTGCATCCTCTGAGATATCTTCCATACTGAGCTTTGGAACGTCAGTATCTTTGTTCACAAGAGATGTATTGGTAATCTCCTGCATCCATGTAATATCGAGAACACGATAATCCAGGTCTAAGTGTTCGCATACTTTTATGGAATTCTG
The sequence above is a segment of the uncultured Methanolobus sp. genome. Coding sequences within it:
- a CDS encoding DUF366 family protein; its protein translation is MECLILDKTLDYDGSQISSLWAYNLADIQADSIIAFRGGCDVKIEHMIDLEDKKQGDMIFSTDMVHFIIEHFDSTDLKLVYARQRLFTAIVKEVLSEYRSDIVRQGDDLFVDDKKLTVSIASTSAVSQKIHFGINVVHDFYGSFEDLGLGNDDVADVMDKIAKRYYNEFIDIEKDLRKSRPLDVI
- the queC gene encoding 7-cyano-7-deazaguanine synthase QueC; the protein is MTAIALLSSGLDSVTSVAAVLEKTDVKMALIFNYGQRAVEREIQNSIKVCEHLDLDYRVLDITWMQEITNTSLVNKDTDVPKLSMEDISEDADPSITAGSAKAVWVPNRNGILINIAAAYAESMDCEYVVVGFNKEEAVTFPDNSPEFITAIDDSLSYSTQNGVKVLAPLIGMNKKEIVARAIELKAPLEYSWSCYHGADVPCGECESCTRRRRAFEAAGVKDPLLVRLGKE